One stretch of Bombina bombina isolate aBomBom1 chromosome 7, aBomBom1.pri, whole genome shotgun sequence DNA includes these proteins:
- the LOC128666801 gene encoding galectin-6, with the protein MSFVPAPGYQPAYNPPVPFTTMIAGGLRVGMSVYIQAVAPSSANRFAVNFSTGQYEGSDVAFHLNARYDGRDRTVFNSSEGGTWGTEEMKKEMPFKLGKVFWLLYEITPNNYLVSVNGSPFYEFAHRLPMERVQWLQVTGDITLQSVCIIGCGQGVKGASLQMSAPQSGLPPMLGPPALNPSVPYTAAIRGGMIPKRTVVIKGIVNSNAKNFGINFKVSFSGEIPFHINPRINKSALIRNSFVNGTWGTEDKELATKFPFKQGDFFDLSIRSGVQNFKVFINGSHCFNFEHRYPNLQNIDTLEVNGDVKLCYVHF; encoded by the exons CCTGTCCCTTTCACTACTATGATAGCGGGTGGTCTccgagttgggatgtctgtatatattcAGGCTGTAGCGCCCAGCAGTGCGAACAG GTTCGCAGTAAATTTCTCCACTGGTCAGTATGAAGGTTCAGATGTCGCCTTTCACCTAAACGCTCGTTATGATGGCCGTGACCGCACTGTCTTTAACTCATCGGAGGGGGGTACTTGGGGTACAGAGGAGATGAAAAAAGAAATGCCCTTCAAGCTTGGGAAAGTCTTTTGGCTTCTTTATGAGATTACTCCAAACAACTATCTG GTTTCAGTTAATGGCTCCCCATTCTATGAGTTTGCCCACCGGCTACCTATGGAGAGGGTTCAATGGCTGCAGGTGACTGGGGACATTACACTGCAGTCTGTGTGCATCATTGGATGTGGACAAGGAGTTAAAGGAGCT AGTCTACAAATGTCTGCTCCACAAAGTGGACTCCCG CCCATGCTTGGACCACCTGCCTTGAACCCg TCTGTTCCTTACACTGCAGCTATCCGTGGGGGGATGATACCAAAACGTACTGTGGTTATAAAAGGGATTGTGAACTCCAACGCTAAAAA CTTTGGCATTAACTTCAAGGTCAGCTTCTCCGGTGAAATTCCTTTCCACATCAATCCTCGTATCAACAAGTCTGCTTTGATCAGGAACAGCTTTGTGAATGGAACCTGGGGAACAGAGGATAAGGAGCTAGCCACCAAATTCCCCTTCAAACAAGGAGACTTCTTTGAT CTCTCCATACGCAGTGGAGTACAAAATTTCAAAGTCTTCATCAACGGATCCCACTGCTTCAACTTTGAGCATCGTTACCCAAATCTGCAGAATATTGACACATTGGAAGTGAACGGCGACGTGAAGCTTTGCTATGTTCATTTCTAA